From Nocardia sp. XZ_19_385, the proteins below share one genomic window:
- a CDS encoding ABC transporter permease, with protein sequence MPQWVSGDSRHAALLRYVGVRLLMIPLTAWILVTVVFFLMRVIGDPITAAMGGRMTPEQIDARKEAAGLNRPILTQYWEYLSGLLRFDFGKSQDNRQISEVITTYGAATLELVFWALIVAFAVGIPLGRYAATHRDSAADAGLRMFAILAYAAPVFFVGLLLKLVFSIKLGWLPVAGRASTNVELRLQHVEPKTNIMVVDAILYGNNDYLIDVLKHAVLPSITLGLLTAGVFLRLVRINLIQTLRSGYVEAARARGLSSRVVTGRHAFRNSMIPIVTVMGMYIAMHFGGAVLTETTFEWKGLGYQLAEYLKARDFIAVQGIVAFIAVMIAVASFLVDMVVAMIDPRVRF encoded by the coding sequence CTGCCGCAATGGGTTTCGGGCGATTCTCGCCACGCTGCCCTGCTGCGCTATGTGGGTGTTCGGTTGCTGATGATCCCGCTGACCGCGTGGATCCTGGTGACCGTGGTGTTCTTCTTGATGCGGGTAATCGGTGACCCGATCACGGCGGCCATGGGTGGCCGCATGACTCCGGAGCAGATCGACGCGCGCAAGGAGGCGGCCGGGCTGAATCGGCCGATCCTGACCCAGTACTGGGAGTATCTGTCCGGGCTGCTGCGCTTCGATTTCGGCAAATCCCAAGACAATCGGCAGATCAGCGAGGTCATCACGACCTACGGCGCGGCGACCCTGGAACTGGTGTTCTGGGCGCTGATCGTGGCGTTCGCGGTGGGTATTCCGCTGGGCAGATACGCTGCGACGCACCGGGATTCGGCTGCCGACGCCGGGCTGCGAATGTTCGCGATCCTGGCCTACGCGGCGCCGGTGTTCTTCGTCGGGCTGCTGCTGAAGCTGGTGTTCTCGATCAAGCTGGGCTGGCTGCCGGTGGCAGGCCGGGCCAGCACCAATGTCGAATTGCGGCTGCAGCATGTCGAGCCGAAAACCAACATCATGGTGGTCGACGCGATCCTTTACGGGAACAACGATTATCTGATCGATGTGCTCAAACACGCTGTGCTGCCGTCGATTACGCTGGGATTGCTGACCGCGGGCGTGTTCTTGCGCCTGGTACGGATCAATCTGATCCAAACCTTGCGGTCCGGCTATGTCGAAGCCGCCCGCGCCCGCGGCTTGTCTTCGCGGGTGGTCACCGGGCGACATGCCTTCCGTAACTCGATGATTCCGATCGTCACGGTGATGGGCATGTACATCGCCATGCACTTCGGCGGCGCGGTGCTCACCGAGACCACCTTCGAATGGAAGGGGCTCGGCTACCAGCTCGCCGAATATCTCAAGGCCCGCGATTTCATTGCGGTACAAGGGATTGTCGCGTTCATCGCGGTGATGATCGCGGTGGCGAGCTTTCTGGTCGACATGGTGGTCGCGATGATCGACCCGAGGGTGAGGTTCTGA
- a CDS encoding ABC transporter permease, which produces MTSGLQRVTLIFGLALIAIFVLAAIFAPLLAPYGFSQIQENGTDFVRHQAPSAEHWFGTSVRGEDVFSRVLFGARTALYVILTSLVLSLFVGVPLGLVSGYVGRWPDRVMVLFMDAMYAFPTLLLAIVVSIVVAGGQSSSFGGVLSAAIAITAIFVPQYFRVVRNATIAVKQEPYVDAARVTGASTTRILFKHIFANVTQSLPVIITLNGAEAILTLAALGFLGFGIEPTQAAEWGYDLNKAISDVSNGIWWTGIFPGTAIVLVVLGMTLVGESLNEVLNPLLRTRRTARPTTVGTDVIVSDAGTPEGTAVQQNPVKEGGDE; this is translated from the coding sequence ATGACCTCGGGATTGCAGCGGGTGACCCTGATCTTCGGTCTCGCGCTGATCGCGATCTTCGTGCTCGCGGCGATCTTCGCACCGCTGCTGGCACCGTACGGCTTCTCCCAAATCCAGGAGAACGGAACGGATTTCGTGCGCCACCAGGCGCCCTCGGCCGAGCACTGGTTCGGCACCTCGGTGCGTGGCGAGGATGTGTTCTCCCGCGTGCTGTTCGGGGCCCGGACCGCGCTGTACGTGATTCTGACCTCGCTGGTCTTGTCGCTGTTCGTCGGCGTGCCACTGGGTTTGGTGTCCGGCTATGTCGGACGTTGGCCGGATCGCGTGATGGTGTTGTTCATGGACGCGATGTACGCCTTTCCGACGCTGCTGCTGGCGATCGTGGTGTCCATCGTGGTCGCGGGCGGGCAATCCAGCAGCTTCGGCGGTGTGCTGTCGGCCGCGATCGCCATCACGGCGATCTTTGTGCCGCAGTACTTCCGGGTGGTGCGCAATGCCACCATCGCGGTGAAACAGGAACCGTATGTGGACGCCGCCCGGGTCACCGGCGCGTCGACCACGCGGATCCTGTTCAAGCACATCTTCGCCAATGTCACCCAGTCGCTGCCGGTGATCATCACCCTCAACGGCGCCGAGGCCATCCTCACGCTGGCCGCGCTCGGCTTCCTGGGGTTCGGTATCGAACCCACCCAGGCCGCGGAGTGGGGCTATGACCTGAACAAGGCGATTTCCGATGTCTCCAACGGCATTTGGTGGACCGGGATCTTCCCCGGCACCGCCATCGTGCTCGTGGTGCTCGGGATGACGCTGGTCGGGGAGAGCCTCAACGAGGTGCTCAACCCGCTGCTGCGGACCCGGCGCACGGCTCGGCCGACCACGGTCGGCACCGATGTCATCGTGAGCGACGCCGGGACTCCCGAAGGCACTGCGGTGCAGCAGAATCCGGTCAAGGAGGGTGGCGATGAGTAG
- a CDS encoding DUF3073 domain-containing protein, with the protein MGRGRAKAKQTKVARELKYSTHNTDFASLQRELAGSPNTPMSGGVLSDEHDADEPSSRWDDDDWRR; encoded by the coding sequence ATGGGCCGTGGCCGGGCTAAGGCAAAGCAGACCAAGGTTGCACGCGAGCTGAAATACAGCACGCATAACACCGACTTCGCGAGCCTTCAGCGCGAGCTCGCGGGTAGCCCCAACACTCCGATGAGTGGTGGAGTGCTGTCCGACGAGCACGACGCAGACGAGCCGTCATCTCGATGGGATGACGACGACTGGCGTCGCTGA
- a CDS encoding ABC transporter ATP-binding protein, with protein MSSQHTVPAADGPALSIQGLSVTFATDAGPVHAVSNVSYEVFPGEVLAIVGESGSGKSVSSRTAIGLLPGTAQVTGLVTLGTQAITKMSEKQLTALRGGAISMVFQEPGSALDPLFTVGFQISEALRAHSDMNKKQAKARAVELLRLVGLPDPEHRVDYYPHQLSGGQKQRVMIAIAIACEPKVIIADEPTTALDVTVQAEILELLRDLRDRIGSAIVLITHNMGVVADLADRVVVMWNGKVVETAPVDELFAHPKEEYTRKLLAAVPHLGARKEPVQVTEPTLGKSEPKVAPDSTPVLEVCDLVVEFPGPFGRPRFRAVDTVSFTVAASETLGLVGESGSGKSTIGRCVAALQRPSSGVVRVRGEEISAMSQRQLRPIRKRFGFVFQDPATSLNPRLTVGDCVAEPLLVHKMGSAAEIRDRVRRMLDEVQLPAGAERRYPHELSGGQRQRASLARALVTNPDLLVADEPTSALDVSVQAAVLDLFAELQRESSFACLFISHDLAVVDQLSDRIVVLRNGAVVEQGDRDRILRDPQQEYTQRLVAAVPVPDPVEQRRRRAETAALFATDSAG; from the coding sequence ATGAGTAGCCAGCACACGGTCCCGGCGGCGGATGGACCCGCGCTGTCCATCCAGGGGTTGTCGGTTACTTTCGCCACCGATGCCGGTCCGGTACACGCGGTCTCGAACGTGTCCTACGAGGTGTTCCCCGGCGAGGTGCTCGCCATCGTGGGGGAGTCCGGTTCCGGCAAATCGGTGAGTTCGCGCACCGCCATCGGCCTGCTGCCGGGCACGGCACAGGTCACCGGCCTGGTCACCCTGGGTACCCAGGCCATCACCAAGATGAGCGAGAAGCAGCTCACCGCCCTGCGCGGCGGCGCCATCTCGATGGTGTTCCAGGAGCCGGGCTCGGCGCTGGATCCGCTGTTCACCGTCGGCTTCCAGATCTCGGAAGCCCTTCGCGCGCACAGCGATATGAACAAGAAGCAGGCCAAGGCGCGCGCCGTGGAACTGCTGCGGCTGGTCGGGCTGCCCGATCCGGAGCACCGGGTGGACTATTACCCGCACCAGCTCTCCGGCGGGCAGAAACAGCGCGTGATGATCGCCATCGCCATCGCCTGTGAACCCAAGGTGATCATCGCCGACGAACCCACCACCGCCCTCGATGTCACCGTGCAGGCCGAAATCCTGGAGCTGCTGCGCGATCTGCGCGATCGCATCGGCAGCGCCATCGTCCTGATCACCCACAACATGGGCGTGGTCGCCGACCTTGCCGATCGCGTGGTGGTGATGTGGAACGGCAAGGTCGTCGAAACCGCGCCGGTGGACGAGCTTTTCGCGCATCCCAAGGAGGAGTACACCCGCAAGCTGCTTGCGGCGGTACCGCACCTGGGCGCACGCAAAGAGCCGGTTCAGGTGACCGAGCCCACCCTCGGGAAATCAGAGCCCAAGGTCGCACCGGACAGCACGCCCGTGCTCGAGGTGTGCGATCTGGTCGTGGAATTTCCCGGCCCGTTCGGCCGCCCCCGCTTCCGGGCGGTCGACACGGTGAGCTTCACCGTCGCGGCCAGCGAAACCCTCGGTCTCGTCGGCGAATCCGGCTCCGGAAAATCCACCATCGGCCGGTGCGTGGCCGCGCTGCAGCGACCCAGCTCCGGCGTGGTGCGGGTGCGGGGCGAGGAGATCTCGGCGATGTCGCAGCGGCAGCTGCGGCCGATCCGTAAACGCTTCGGTTTCGTCTTCCAGGATCCGGCGACCTCGCTGAACCCGCGGCTCACCGTGGGCGACTGCGTGGCCGAACCGCTCCTGGTGCACAAGATGGGCAGCGCCGCCGAAATCCGGGACCGGGTGCGGCGCATGCTCGACGAGGTCCAGTTGCCCGCGGGCGCTGAACGCCGGTACCCGCACGAGTTGTCCGGCGGCCAGCGCCAGCGCGCCAGCCTGGCCCGGGCCCTGGTGACCAATCCGGATCTGCTCGTCGCCGACGAACCGACCAGCGCGCTCGACGTCTCGGTGCAGGCGGCGGTGCTCGACTTGTTCGCCGAGCTACAGCGCGAGAGTTCGTTCGCCTGCCTGTTCATCAGCCACGACCTGGCCGTGGTGGATCAGCTGTCGGATCGCATCGTGGTGCTGCGCAACGGCGCGGTAGTCGAACAGGGCGACCGGGACCGCATCCTGCGCGATCCCCAGCAGGAGTACACCCAGCGCCTGGTCGCCGCGGTGCCCGTCCCGGACCCGGTCGAGCAGCGCCGCCGGCGGGCCGAAACCGCGGCGCTGTTCGCCACGGACAGCGCCGGCTGA
- a CDS encoding folate-binding protein YgfZ codes for MVSGARGGAGPRVVYVSVVVVPSPLLSVSDAVAGVPGSPDAAVAWHYGDPFGEQRAAAQRVAVVDRSHRFVLNITGKERLSWLHTITSQHVADLGDGQSAENLDLDLNGRVLNHFVLTELDGTVWIDTEAERGPELLSFLQKMVFWADAKPVAADFVVLSLLGPGVAGLTSALGIAELPDVLKAVPLPDGGFLRRMPWPTEDSFDLVVPRERLADWWATLTTAGAAPAGMWAFEALRVAAVRPRIGQDTDDRTIPHEARWIGGIEEYGAVHLNKGCYRGQETVARVHNLGKPPRHLVLLHLDGSADERPVPGDDVTAGGRTVGRLGTVIDHFEFGPIALALIKRAVPADTALTAGPTAAAIDPDSVPVDDTPQAGRLAVDRLRGR; via the coding sequence ATGGTGAGCGGCGCTCGGGGTGGGGCGGGGCCTAGAGTGGTTTACGTGTCCGTGGTCGTTGTGCCCAGTCCTCTTCTTTCCGTCTCGGATGCTGTTGCGGGGGTTCCGGGGTCTCCGGATGCCGCGGTGGCCTGGCATTACGGGGATCCGTTCGGGGAGCAGCGTGCTGCTGCGCAGCGGGTGGCTGTTGTTGATCGGTCGCATCGGTTCGTTCTGAACATCACCGGTAAAGAGCGCCTGAGCTGGTTGCATACGATCACCAGCCAGCATGTTGCGGATCTTGGGGATGGGCAGTCTGCCGAGAATCTTGACCTCGATCTCAACGGGCGGGTGCTCAACCACTTCGTGCTGACCGAGCTCGATGGGACCGTGTGGATCGACACCGAGGCCGAGCGTGGGCCCGAGCTGCTGTCGTTCTTGCAGAAGATGGTGTTCTGGGCTGATGCGAAGCCGGTTGCTGCCGACTTCGTGGTGCTGAGCCTGCTTGGTCCCGGTGTCGCCGGCCTGACCTCGGCGCTGGGGATCGCCGAGCTGCCTGATGTTCTGAAAGCCGTGCCGCTGCCCGATGGTGGGTTCCTGCGCCGTATGCCGTGGCCGACCGAGGATTCCTTCGATCTGGTTGTTCCCCGCGAGCGCCTTGCCGACTGGTGGGCCACGTTGACTACGGCCGGTGCCGCACCCGCGGGGATGTGGGCCTTCGAAGCGCTGCGGGTGGCTGCCGTGCGTCCGCGTATCGGTCAGGACACCGACGACCGCACTATTCCGCACGAGGCGCGTTGGATCGGCGGGATCGAGGAGTATGGCGCGGTGCACCTGAACAAGGGGTGCTACCGGGGGCAGGAGACCGTCGCGCGGGTGCATAACCTCGGCAAACCGCCGCGGCACCTGGTGCTGCTGCATCTGGATGGGTCCGCTGATGAGCGGCCGGTGCCCGGTGACGATGTGACCGCCGGCGGGCGTACGGTCGGGCGGCTCGGCACCGTTATCGATCACTTCGAATTCGGGCCGATCGCACTGGCTTTGATCAAGCGCGCCGTTCCCGCCGACACCGCACTCACCGCGGGGCCGACCGCCGCCGCGATCGACCCCGACTCGGTCCCGGTCGATGACACTCCACAGGCGGGGCGGCTCGCCGTCGATCGCTTGCGCGGCCGGTGA
- a CDS encoding asparaginase: MSVELVEVVRSGFRECVHRGSVVILGADGEATLELGEVHLPIFPRSTNKPMQAITLLRNGFEPVDDAELAITTASHFGEPDHVALVERLLARFGFDEKQLECPADYPFEDRARAAAVTAGQPRKVYMNCSGKHAAMLATCQINGWPTEGYLAESHPLQQSVIATITELTGEPETDLGIDGCGLPIIPVSLVNLARAFAAMATAAPGSPERRVADAIRSHPRVISGTNAPDLLAMRATPGLVCKIGADGVHAGALPDGSAFAYKIDDGHDRARMPLTLAILQRMGIEWTDAHTELAALPIMGGGARVGVIRAIPGTL; encoded by the coding sequence TTGAGTGTCGAACTGGTCGAGGTTGTTCGGTCCGGGTTCCGTGAGTGCGTGCACCGTGGTTCGGTGGTCATCCTCGGCGCCGACGGCGAGGCCACCTTGGAACTCGGCGAGGTGCACCTGCCGATCTTCCCGCGCTCGACCAACAAGCCGATGCAGGCGATCACGCTGCTGCGCAACGGTTTCGAACCCGTCGATGATGCCGAGCTGGCGATCACCACGGCCTCGCACTTCGGTGAACCCGATCATGTCGCCCTGGTCGAGCGGCTGCTGGCGCGTTTCGGCTTCGACGAGAAGCAGCTCGAATGCCCGGCCGACTACCCGTTCGAGGACCGCGCCCGCGCCGCCGCCGTCACCGCCGGCCAGCCGCGCAAGGTCTACATGAACTGTTCCGGCAAGCACGCCGCCATGCTCGCGACCTGCCAGATCAACGGCTGGCCGACCGAGGGGTATCTGGCCGAGAGTCACCCGCTCCAGCAATCGGTGATCGCCACCATCACCGAGCTCACCGGTGAACCCGAAACCGATCTCGGCATCGATGGTTGTGGCCTGCCGATCATTCCGGTCTCGCTGGTGAATCTGGCCCGCGCGTTCGCGGCCATGGCCACCGCCGCGCCCGGCTCGCCCGAGCGCCGTGTCGCAGACGCGATCCGATCGCATCCGCGAGTGATTTCCGGCACGAACGCTCCGGACTTGCTGGCCATGCGAGCCACACCCGGCCTGGTCTGCAAAATCGGCGCCGACGGCGTGCACGCGGGCGCGCTGCCGGACGGCTCGGCGTTCGCCTACAAGATCGATGACGGCCACGACCGGGCGCGAATGCCCTTGACGCTGGCCATTTTGCAGCGCATGGGTATCGAATGGACCGACGCCCACACCGAACTCGCGGCGCTGCCGATCATGGGTGGCGGCGCCCGGGTCGGGGTGATCCGAGCCATCCCCGGCACGCTCTAG
- a CDS encoding ABC transporter substrate-binding protein: protein MVSRTPGRRARTKWVAAVGLAALTTSVVAGCGSGNKDEGGDAGLLVGTTDKVVGLDPAAVYDNGSLVAETQIYSYVLNFEPGDTTPKPDAAEKCEFTSPTVYSCKMKPGLKFANGNPLTAKSVKFSFDRVVKINDPNGPAALLANLEKTDAPDDLTVNFTLKEANDQTFPAILPTNAGPIVDEKVFPADRTIPDEEVVANKGYSGPYTILSYQKNQLVDYQANPDYKGILGTPKTKRVSAKYYATADNMKLDLQNGALDAAYRSFTPTDIESLRGSDKLKVTEGPGGELRYIVFNMHTMPGGTPEQKLAVRKAMSSSVDRAALSQNIYKGTFAPAYSHVPQGQPGATEPFKDLYGEKPDKAKAAKYLADAGVATPVEINLQYNPDHYGPSSSEEYAAVKSQLDASGLFKVNLQSTEWVTYNRERTRDAYPIYQLGWFPDFPDPDNYLFFGPNNFLQSHFEDPAINALLSAERTETNKTKRLEILSQLQKELADKHIPTLPLLVGKQIAVSGKDVQGITLDGSFKFRYTTLSK from the coding sequence ATGGTTTCAAGGACGCCGGGGCGGCGCGCCCGAACGAAATGGGTCGCGGCGGTCGGTCTGGCCGCGCTGACGACGTCGGTCGTGGCGGGTTGTGGTTCCGGGAACAAGGATGAGGGCGGCGACGCCGGACTGCTCGTCGGTACGACGGACAAGGTTGTCGGGTTGGACCCCGCGGCCGTCTACGACAACGGTTCGCTGGTTGCCGAGACCCAGATCTATTCGTATGTACTGAATTTCGAACCGGGCGATACCACGCCCAAACCGGACGCGGCGGAGAAGTGCGAGTTCACCTCGCCGACCGTCTACAGCTGCAAGATGAAGCCGGGCTTGAAGTTCGCCAACGGAAACCCGTTGACCGCCAAGAGCGTCAAGTTCTCCTTCGACCGCGTGGTCAAGATCAACGACCCGAACGGTCCGGCCGCGCTGCTGGCGAATCTCGAGAAGACCGACGCCCCGGATGATCTGACCGTCAACTTCACGTTGAAGGAAGCCAACGATCAGACCTTCCCGGCGATCCTGCCGACCAACGCCGGCCCGATCGTCGACGAAAAGGTCTTCCCCGCGGACCGCACCATCCCCGACGAGGAAGTGGTGGCGAACAAGGGTTACTCCGGGCCGTACACCATCCTCAGCTACCAGAAGAATCAGCTGGTCGACTACCAGGCGAACCCCGACTACAAGGGCATCCTGGGTACTCCGAAGACCAAGCGGGTCTCGGCGAAGTACTACGCGACCGCCGACAACATGAAGCTGGATCTGCAGAACGGCGCACTCGACGCCGCCTACCGCTCCTTCACCCCCACCGATATCGAATCGCTGCGCGGCTCGGACAAGTTGAAGGTGACCGAGGGCCCCGGTGGCGAGCTGCGCTACATCGTGTTCAACATGCACACGATGCCCGGCGGCACCCCGGAGCAGAAGCTGGCTGTCCGCAAGGCGATGTCTTCCTCTGTCGACCGCGCCGCGCTGTCGCAGAACATCTACAAGGGCACCTTCGCGCCGGCGTATTCGCATGTGCCGCAGGGTCAGCCGGGTGCGACCGAGCCGTTCAAGGACCTCTACGGCGAGAAGCCGGATAAGGCCAAGGCCGCGAAGTACCTGGCCGACGCGGGCGTCGCGACTCCGGTCGAGATCAACCTGCAGTACAACCCCGACCACTACGGTCCCTCCAGCTCGGAGGAGTACGCCGCGGTGAAGTCGCAGCTGGACGCCTCGGGTCTGTTCAAGGTCAACCTGCAGTCCACCGAGTGGGTCACCTACAACCGGGAACGCACCCGGGATGCCTACCCGATCTACCAGCTCGGCTGGTTCCCGGACTTCCCGGACCCGGACAACTACCTGTTCTTCGGCCCGAACAACTTCCTGCAGTCGCACTTCGAGGACCCGGCGATCAACGCCCTGCTGAGTGCGGAGCGCACCGAGACCAACAAGACCAAGCGGCTCGAGATTCTGTCGCAGCTGCAGAAGGAACTGGCGGACAAGCACATTCCGACCCTTCCGCTGCTGGTCGGTAAGCAGATCGCGGTGTCCGGTAAAGACGTCCAGGGCATCACCTTGGACGGTTCCTTCAAGTTCCGATACACCACGCTGAGCAAGTGA
- a CDS encoding MOSC domain-containing protein: MTAEVLAVCVVHAELEVPGRVGRTAIDKRPVPGRVGVRRLGLAGDHVADTKFHGGIHQAVYAYGEADAQRWAQELSRELPAGWFGENLRIDGLAVSDAVLGARWAIGDTLLEVSAPRVPCAVFQHWAGEAHWVKRFALRSDTGAYLRVLTEGSVGAGDEVRVVHVPEHGITARDLFAGADMDRLNLLLEVEPSLSDDVRMQIERHARRHANAARAVAQRTEAVS; the protein is encoded by the coding sequence ATGACGGCCGAGGTTCTCGCGGTCTGTGTGGTGCACGCCGAGCTCGAGGTTCCGGGCCGCGTCGGGCGGACCGCCATCGACAAACGGCCGGTGCCCGGCCGGGTCGGGGTGCGCAGGCTCGGACTGGCCGGTGACCATGTCGCCGACACCAAGTTTCATGGCGGCATCCACCAGGCGGTCTACGCCTACGGGGAGGCGGATGCCCAGCGTTGGGCCCAGGAACTCAGCCGGGAACTGCCTGCCGGATGGTTCGGCGAGAACCTGCGGATCGACGGGCTCGCGGTCAGTGACGCGGTGCTCGGTGCCCGCTGGGCGATCGGCGACACTCTCCTGGAGGTCAGCGCCCCGCGCGTGCCGTGTGCTGTCTTCCAGCACTGGGCCGGCGAGGCGCACTGGGTCAAGCGCTTCGCGCTGCGCAGCGATACCGGCGCCTACCTGCGCGTATTGACCGAGGGCAGTGTCGGCGCGGGTGACGAGGTTCGGGTCGTGCACGTTCCCGAGCACGGCATCACCGCCCGGGACCTGTTCGCCGGTGCGGACATGGATCGCCTGAACCTGCTGCTCGAGGTGGAGCCGTCGCTCTCCGACGACGTCCGCATGCAGATCGAACGACATGCGCGCCGGCACGCGAACGCCGCCCGCGCCGTAGCCCAGCGAACGGAGGCAGTGTCTTGA
- a CDS encoding aminodeoxychorismate lyase: MVDRVLVTLDGAVRDADAPLLFADDIGVLRGDGVFETVLVRSGKACAIEHHLGRLRHSAQALDLPEPELARWREAVETAAKEWGSEREGVLRMVLTRGRDSDLPGVKDSVTSGDLAAAVPVPTAYVLVLPVGARVAKARTEGIKVVSLARGISIDLAQAAPWQLLGAKTLSYATNMSALRFAQRMGADDVIFTSNENRVLEGPRSTVVIARDKQLLTPPAKNGVLPGVTQRALFAEAEKAGWECVYKSLFTADLLTCDSVWLLSSITLAARVNSLDGLRMSAPDNAQVIIDLVDRAVEKTGSARDW, encoded by the coding sequence ATGGTAGATCGAGTTCTTGTAACACTCGACGGCGCGGTCCGGGATGCGGACGCGCCGTTGCTGTTTGCCGACGATATCGGTGTGCTGCGCGGTGACGGTGTCTTCGAGACGGTGCTGGTGCGTAGCGGTAAAGCGTGTGCGATCGAACATCACCTAGGTCGGCTACGCCACTCGGCGCAGGCGCTGGACCTACCCGAGCCGGAACTGGCGCGCTGGCGCGAGGCGGTCGAGACCGCCGCCAAGGAGTGGGGCAGTGAGCGCGAGGGCGTGCTGCGGATGGTGCTGACCCGGGGGCGCGACAGCGATCTGCCCGGCGTGAAAGACAGTGTCACTTCGGGGGATCTGGCGGCCGCGGTGCCGGTGCCTACCGCGTACGTGCTGGTGTTGCCGGTCGGGGCACGGGTGGCCAAGGCCCGGACCGAGGGCATCAAGGTGGTTTCGCTGGCCCGGGGGATTTCGATCGATTTGGCGCAGGCCGCGCCGTGGCAGCTGCTCGGCGCGAAGACGCTGTCCTACGCGACGAACATGTCGGCGCTGCGGTTCGCGCAGCGGATGGGCGCCGACGACGTGATCTTCACCAGCAATGAGAACCGGGTGCTGGAGGGTCCGCGTTCGACGGTGGTGATCGCGCGCGACAAGCAGTTGCTGACGCCGCCCGCGAAGAACGGTGTGCTGCCGGGTGTCACGCAGCGCGCGTTGTTCGCCGAGGCGGAGAAGGCCGGCTGGGAGTGCGTCTACAAATCTCTGTTCACTGCGGATTTGCTCACGTGCGACAGCGTCTGGTTGCTGTCCAGCATCACCCTGGCTGCCCGGGTGAACTCGCTGGACGGGCTGCGGATGTCGGCGCCGGACAATGCCCAAGTGATCATCGACCTGGTAGATCGGGCTGTCGAGAAGACGGGATCGGCCCGCGACTGGTGA
- the purM gene encoding phosphoribosylformylglycinamidine cyclo-ligase, whose translation MTEQTPSGAGASYAAAGVDIEAGDRAVELFGPLAKKASRPEVQGGLGGFAGLFALKGGYREPLLAASTDGVGTKIAVAQAMDKHDTVGLDLVAMVVDDLVVCGAEPLFLQDYIAIGKVVPEKVAELVSGIAEGCVKAGCALLGGETAEHPGLMDPDDYDLSATGVGVVEADSVLGPDRVRPGDVVIAMGSSGLHSNGYSLARKVLLDIDRMSLTGHVEEFGRTLGEELLEPTRIYAKDCLALIAETDVRTFAHVTGGGLAANLGRVLPAGMVAELDRGTWSPAPVFKMIAQRGRVERVEMEKTFNMGVGMVAVVAPEDVDRALAVLTARHIECWTLGTVKKAKDADAVRSILVGEHPRF comes from the coding sequence ATGACTGAACAGACCCCCTCCGGCGCTGGAGCTTCGTACGCCGCGGCCGGCGTGGACATCGAAGCCGGTGACCGCGCAGTCGAGTTGTTCGGACCATTGGCGAAGAAGGCCAGCCGTCCCGAGGTGCAGGGCGGTCTGGGCGGATTCGCCGGATTGTTCGCGCTCAAGGGTGGCTACCGCGAACCGCTGCTCGCCGCCTCCACCGACGGCGTCGGCACCAAGATCGCGGTCGCACAGGCGATGGACAAGCACGACACCGTCGGGCTCGACCTGGTCGCGATGGTCGTCGACGACCTGGTGGTCTGCGGCGCCGAGCCGCTGTTCCTGCAGGACTACATCGCCATCGGCAAGGTCGTTCCGGAGAAGGTCGCCGAGCTCGTCTCGGGCATCGCCGAGGGCTGTGTGAAGGCCGGCTGCGCGCTGCTGGGCGGCGAGACCGCCGAGCACCCGGGCCTGATGGACCCCGACGACTACGACCTGTCCGCGACCGGCGTCGGCGTCGTCGAGGCCGACTCGGTGCTCGGCCCCGACCGGGTGCGCCCCGGCGACGTGGTCATCGCCATGGGCTCCTCGGGCCTGCACTCCAACGGCTACAGCCTGGCCCGCAAGGTGCTGCTCGACATCGACCGGATGTCGCTGACCGGGCACGTCGAGGAATTCGGTCGCACCCTCGGTGAGGAACTGCTCGAGCCGACCCGCATCTACGCCAAGGACTGCCTGGCGCTGATCGCCGAAACCGATGTCCGCACCTTCGCGCACGTCACCGGCGGCGGCCTGGCCGCGAACCTGGGCCGGGTGCTGCCCGCGGGCATGGTGGCCGAGCTGGACCGCGGCACCTGGAGCCCGGCGCCGGTGTTCAAGATGATCGCGCAGCGCGGGCGTGTCGAGCGGGTCGAGATGGAGAAGACCTTCAACATGGGCGTCGGCATGGTCGCCGTCGTGGCGCCGGAGGACGTGGACCGGGCGCTGGCGGTGCTCACCGCCCGCCACATCGAGTGCTGGACGCTCGGCACGGTCAAGAAGGCCAAGGACGCCGACGCGGTGCGTTCGATCCTGGTGGGCGAGCACCCGCGCTTTTAG